The Nocardioides sp. S5 genome includes a window with the following:
- a CDS encoding C39 family peptidase: MPDLPRPLPRFLARVLAHRIATDDVRRPLWRHPVAIATAALALTLGAVPLLPDDDSGRDGIAPSAETTQAPRAVGRGELTPEMRREIDRVLAEGTALDRARGRTALARASVRCATFEGQRYCLGFGWTNQSRAALAARLETQPRARRAERTGGLDADGLLSRASTRTSSARTEVERTELTMAARSVGKVWLLRHEIQGVELPADFAAKYPELAATASARGGFGGKYPEKYAIMDESQVQSQNTTYWCGPAAMQAIGWGNDQKRKNQTYWARRLGTTTAGTAITDMVRVVNNKTSYDDEAHAGPYVTLDISDFTFKQWYRLMMRHVHDYQAPVVLHPVLRKQYYPYLDDDASGHFQVGRGFDQNAGGNRKIGYFEPWDQSRFDPSEPAIGRVQWRNAYKSYRANLDHFQHNVGV, from the coding sequence ATGCCTGATCTCCCCCGCCCCCTCCCTCGTTTCCTCGCCCGCGTCCTGGCCCACCGCATCGCCACCGACGACGTACGCCGTCCGCTCTGGCGCCACCCCGTCGCGATCGCGACGGCCGCGCTCGCGCTCACCCTCGGCGCCGTCCCCCTCCTGCCCGACGACGACTCGGGCCGCGACGGGATCGCCCCGAGCGCCGAGACCACCCAGGCACCCCGAGCCGTCGGCCGCGGCGAGCTGACGCCGGAGATGCGCCGTGAGATCGACCGCGTCCTGGCCGAGGGCACCGCGCTCGACCGCGCGCGGGGGCGTACGGCGCTGGCGCGCGCGTCCGTGCGGTGCGCCACCTTCGAGGGCCAGCGCTACTGCCTCGGCTTCGGCTGGACCAACCAGAGCCGCGCGGCCCTCGCCGCCCGCCTCGAGACGCAGCCACGGGCCCGCCGTGCCGAGCGCACCGGCGGCCTGGACGCCGACGGCCTGCTGAGCCGCGCCAGCACGCGTACGTCGAGCGCGCGCACCGAGGTCGAGCGCACCGAGCTGACGATGGCGGCCCGCTCCGTCGGCAAGGTCTGGCTGCTGCGTCACGAGATCCAGGGCGTCGAGCTCCCGGCCGACTTCGCGGCGAAGTATCCCGAGCTCGCGGCCACCGCCAGCGCCCGGGGCGGCTTCGGCGGGAAGTACCCCGAGAAGTACGCGATCATGGACGAGTCGCAGGTGCAGTCGCAGAACACGACCTACTGGTGCGGCCCGGCCGCGATGCAGGCCATCGGCTGGGGCAACGACCAGAAGCGCAAGAACCAGACCTACTGGGCGCGCCGCCTCGGCACCACCACCGCCGGCACGGCCATCACCGACATGGTGCGCGTGGTCAACAACAAGACGTCGTACGACGACGAGGCGCACGCCGGCCCCTACGTCACGCTCGACATCAGCGACTTCACCTTCAAGCAGTGGTACCGCCTGATGATGCGCCACGTCCACGACTACCAGGCCCCCGTCGTGCTGCACCCGGTGCTGCGGAAGCAGTACTACCCCTACCTCGACGACGACGCGTCCGGGCACTTCCAGGTCGGCCGCGGCTTCGACCAGAACGCGGGGGGCAACCGCAAGATCGGCTACTTCGAGCCGTGGGACCAGTCGCGCTTCGACCCCAGCGAGCCGGCCATCGGCCGCGTCCAGTGGCGCAACGCCTACAAGTCCTACCGGGCCAACCTGGACCACTTCCAGCACAACGTCGGCGTCTGA
- a CDS encoding Rrf2 family transcriptional regulator, with the protein MRVSAKADYALRALIEIAVRTDGTAVSAEQLGKAQSIPHGFLQAILADLRRADIVVSQRGQSGGWRFARKPATITVADVIRAVDGPLVSVYGLRPEAVEYDDSAQVLQHVWIAARHSLRMVFEQVSIQDLADGTLPQEVAALTQDEDAWQPH; encoded by the coding sequence ATGCGCGTCTCCGCCAAAGCCGACTACGCCCTCCGGGCCCTGATCGAGATCGCGGTGCGCACCGACGGCACGGCCGTCAGCGCCGAGCAGCTGGGCAAGGCCCAGAGCATCCCGCACGGCTTCCTCCAGGCGATCCTCGCCGACCTCCGACGCGCCGACATCGTGGTGTCCCAGCGCGGTCAGTCGGGCGGGTGGCGCTTCGCGCGCAAGCCGGCGACGATCACCGTGGCCGACGTCATCCGTGCGGTCGACGGCCCGCTCGTCTCCGTCTACGGCCTGCGTCCCGAGGCGGTGGAGTACGACGACTCGGCCCAGGTGCTCCAGCACGTCTGGATCGCGGCGCGCCACTCGCTGCGCATGGTCTTCGAGCAGGTCTCCATCCAGGACCTCGCCGACGGCACCCTGCCGCAGGAGGTCGCCGCGCTCACGCAGGACGAGGACGCCTGGCAGCCCCACTGA
- a CDS encoding iron ABC transporter permease — MSLTLERRRTPTAPDAVEVVRRARRAPRVHHRRLLAGLVLALVGAFAVRVLLGDYTVTIPDLVRILGGEQIPGATYIVMESKLPRAVLAVLVGVAFGVGGAIFQTTLRNPLASPDIVGVSLGASAAAVSAIALAGWSGWPVSAAAVLGALGVALVVRAVAGDHGGFRLVLAGIGLAAAMQSVIQYVFTRVDEYDVQLVLRWLTGSVNGVAWTGIGLLAGALAVLLPATACAARSLPVSELGDDAAAGLGVGRARTELLMLLGVLLVAVGVAAAGPVAFVAFLSGPIARALNRGRTTLPAAGLVGAVIVLVGDHVGAYAVPDLNLPVGVVTGAFGAPFLLWLLARGPRHGLRGRRAA, encoded by the coding sequence GTGAGCCTCACCCTCGAGCGCCGCCGGACGCCGACCGCTCCCGACGCCGTCGAGGTCGTACGTCGTGCGCGTCGCGCACCGCGGGTCCACCACCGCCGCCTGCTGGCGGGCCTCGTGCTCGCCCTGGTCGGCGCCTTCGCCGTGCGCGTCCTGCTCGGCGACTACACCGTGACGATCCCCGACCTCGTGCGGATCCTCGGCGGCGAGCAGATCCCCGGCGCGACCTACATCGTGATGGAGTCCAAGCTGCCCCGCGCGGTGCTGGCGGTGCTCGTCGGCGTCGCCTTCGGCGTGGGCGGCGCGATCTTCCAGACCACCCTGCGCAACCCGCTCGCCAGCCCCGACATCGTCGGGGTCAGCCTCGGCGCGAGCGCCGCCGCGGTCTCCGCGATCGCCCTCGCCGGCTGGTCGGGCTGGCCGGTCTCGGCCGCCGCGGTACTCGGCGCGCTCGGGGTCGCACTCGTGGTCCGCGCCGTCGCCGGCGACCACGGCGGCTTCCGCCTCGTGCTCGCGGGCATCGGCCTCGCCGCCGCCATGCAGTCGGTCATCCAGTACGTCTTCACCCGCGTCGACGAGTACGACGTCCAGCTGGTCCTGCGCTGGCTCACCGGCAGCGTCAACGGTGTCGCCTGGACGGGCATCGGCCTGCTCGCCGGCGCCCTCGCGGTCCTGCTCCCCGCCACGGCGTGCGCCGCGCGCTCGCTCCCGGTCAGCGAGCTCGGCGACGACGCCGCAGCAGGGCTCGGCGTGGGTCGTGCGCGCACCGAGCTCTTGATGCTGCTCGGCGTGCTCCTCGTCGCCGTCGGTGTCGCGGCGGCCGGCCCGGTCGCCTTCGTGGCCTTCCTGTCCGGGCCGATCGCCCGCGCGCTCAACCGCGGACGTACGACGCTGCCCGCCGCCGGGCTCGTCGGCGCCGTGATCGTGCTGGTCGGCGACCACGTCGGCGCCTACGCCGTCCCGGACCTCAACCTGCCCGTCGGCGTGGTCACCGGCGCCTTCGGCGCACCGTTCCTGCTCTGGCTGCTCGCCCGCGGCCCCCGTCACGGACTCCGTGGAAGGAGGGCGGCATGA
- a CDS encoding acyl-CoA dehydrogenase, whose product MSHYKTNLRDIEFNLFEVLGRDEVLGTGPFGDVDGESAREILREVERLSREDIAASYEDSDRNPPVFDPSTHTAPVSESFKASYQAWMDSEFWRLQVFEEMGGTPAPSSLIWAIGEMVLGANAPVWMYAAGPAFSNLFHRNGNERDKAVAQHMVDRQWGCTMVLTEPDAGSDVGAGRAKAVANDDGSWNITGVKRFITSATHDMSENIMHLVLARPEGVEGVGGPGTKGLSLFWMPEHHFDPETGELTGERNGVYVTNVEHKMGIKVSNTCEVTFGDPQVGGGEPAKGWLLGEVHDGIAQMFQVIENARMMVGTKAIATLSTGYLNALDYAKERVQGADLTQAADKTAPRVTITHHPDVRRSLMTQKSFAEAMRALVLYTATWQDQVMVAEHEGTADSDEARLAAAVNDLLLPIVKGYGSERSWVLLGTESLQTFGGSGFLQEYPIEQYVRDAKIDTLYEGTTAIQGQDFFFRKIVKDQGRALGHLAKEIEGFIASEAGNGRLKNERALLATALEDANAIVGHMINDLMSSQEDVRNIYKVGLNTSRLLMVLGDVVCGWLLLRQAEVALDKLSGEVSAKDKAFYEGKIHAAQFFAQTNLPKIRAERAIAEATTLDLMDLDESSF is encoded by the coding sequence GTGAGCCACTACAAGACCAACCTCCGCGACATCGAGTTCAACCTCTTCGAGGTCCTCGGCCGGGACGAGGTGCTCGGCACCGGACCCTTCGGTGACGTCGACGGCGAGAGCGCCCGCGAGATCCTCCGAGAGGTCGAGCGCCTCTCCCGCGAGGACATCGCCGCCTCCTACGAGGACAGCGACCGCAACCCGCCCGTCTTCGACCCGAGCACGCACACCGCGCCGGTGAGCGAGTCGTTCAAGGCCTCCTACCAGGCCTGGATGGACTCGGAGTTCTGGCGCCTCCAGGTCTTCGAGGAGATGGGCGGCACCCCCGCCCCCTCGTCGCTGATCTGGGCGATCGGCGAGATGGTGCTCGGCGCCAACGCCCCGGTGTGGATGTACGCCGCCGGTCCCGCCTTCTCCAACCTCTTCCACCGCAACGGCAACGAGCGCGACAAGGCCGTCGCCCAGCACATGGTCGACCGCCAGTGGGGCTGCACGATGGTCCTCACCGAGCCCGACGCCGGCTCCGACGTGGGCGCCGGCCGCGCCAAGGCCGTCGCCAACGACGACGGCTCGTGGAACATCACGGGCGTCAAGCGCTTCATCACCAGCGCCACCCACGACATGAGCGAGAACATCATGCACCTCGTCCTCGCGCGCCCCGAGGGCGTCGAGGGCGTGGGCGGCCCGGGCACCAAGGGCCTCTCGCTCTTCTGGATGCCCGAGCACCACTTCGACCCCGAGACCGGCGAGCTGACCGGCGAGCGCAACGGCGTCTACGTCACCAACGTCGAGCACAAGATGGGCATCAAGGTCTCCAACACCTGCGAGGTCACCTTCGGCGACCCGCAGGTCGGCGGCGGCGAGCCCGCGAAGGGCTGGCTGCTCGGCGAGGTCCACGACGGCATCGCCCAGATGTTCCAGGTCATCGAGAACGCCCGCATGATGGTCGGCACCAAGGCCATCGCCACGTTGTCGACCGGTTACCTCAACGCGCTCGACTACGCCAAGGAGCGCGTCCAGGGCGCCGACCTCACCCAGGCGGCCGACAAGACCGCCCCACGCGTGACGATCACCCACCACCCCGACGTACGCCGCTCGCTGATGACGCAGAAGTCGTTCGCCGAGGCCATGCGTGCGCTGGTGCTCTACACCGCCACGTGGCAGGACCAGGTCATGGTCGCCGAGCACGAGGGCACCGCCGACTCCGACGAGGCCCGCCTCGCCGCCGCCGTCAACGACCTGCTGCTCCCGATCGTCAAGGGCTACGGCTCGGAGCGCTCCTGGGTGCTGCTCGGCACCGAGTCGCTCCAGACCTTCGGCGGCTCCGGCTTCCTGCAGGAGTACCCGATCGAGCAGTACGTCCGCGACGCCAAGATCGACACCCTCTACGAGGGCACGACCGCGATCCAGGGCCAGGACTTCTTCTTCCGCAAGATCGTCAAGGACCAGGGCCGCGCGCTGGGCCACCTGGCCAAGGAGATCGAGGGCTTCATCGCCTCCGAGGCCGGCAACGGTCGCCTCAAGAACGAGCGGGCCCTGCTCGCCACCGCGCTCGAGGACGCCAACGCCATCGTCGGCCACATGATCAACGACCTCATGTCCTCGCAGGAGGACGTGCGGAACATCTACAAGGTCGGGCTCAACACCTCGCGCCTGCTGATGGTCCTCGGCGACGTCGTCTGCGGCTGGCTGCTGCTGCGCCAGGCCGAGGTCGCGCTGGACAAGCTGTCCGGCGAGGTGTCGGCCAAGGACAAGGCGTTCTACGAGGGCAAGATCCACGCGGCGCAGTTCTTCGCGCAGACCAACCTGCCGAAGATCCGCGCCGAGCGCGCCATCGCCGAGGCCACCACCCTCGACCTGATGGACCTCGACGAGTCGTCCTTCTGA
- a CDS encoding iron-siderophore ABC transporter substrate-binding protein: MKRTLAAPLAAATLLVAALTGCSTGPTDAAADAADPTTTTSVDPDAFPVTIEHALGETTIEAEPTRVATLGWTDQDSAVALGVVPVGATKITWGGNEAGSTSWFDAALEEAGAEAPVRYDDADGAPIDEIAELAPDLILATNSGITEAEYAKLSKIAPVVAYPEAPWTTNWQTSLEMIGQALGRTALAEEVTAETEATIEEASAANPELDGAELIYGYLTPADLSTVGIYAPADPRVSFMRDLGMVDAPAVADAIKPGEFYGTVSAEQASELGSDVFITWVESQDDVAEIEKDRLVGAIPAIAEGRFYAEADKATAMASTNPTPLSIPVIISDFVPHVVEAIEGA, encoded by the coding sequence ATGAAGCGAACCCTCGCCGCGCCGCTGGCCGCCGCGACCCTCCTGGTCGCGGCCCTCACCGGCTGCAGCACCGGACCCACCGACGCCGCCGCCGACGCGGCCGACCCGACCACGACGACGAGCGTCGACCCCGACGCCTTCCCGGTGACCATCGAGCACGCGCTCGGCGAGACGACGATCGAGGCCGAGCCCACCCGCGTGGCCACCCTCGGCTGGACCGACCAGGACAGCGCGGTCGCCCTCGGCGTCGTGCCGGTCGGTGCCACCAAGATCACCTGGGGCGGCAACGAGGCCGGCTCGACGTCGTGGTTCGACGCCGCGCTCGAGGAGGCCGGCGCCGAGGCGCCGGTGAGGTACGACGACGCCGACGGCGCCCCGATCGACGAGATCGCCGAGCTCGCGCCCGACCTGATCCTGGCGACCAACTCCGGCATCACCGAGGCGGAGTACGCCAAGCTCTCCAAGATCGCGCCGGTCGTGGCCTACCCCGAGGCGCCGTGGACGACCAACTGGCAGACCTCGCTCGAGATGATCGGCCAGGCGCTGGGCCGCACCGCGCTCGCCGAGGAGGTGACTGCCGAGACCGAGGCCACCATCGAGGAGGCGAGCGCCGCCAACCCCGAGCTCGACGGCGCCGAGCTGATCTACGGCTACCTGACTCCCGCCGACCTCTCCACGGTCGGCATCTACGCCCCGGCCGACCCGCGCGTGTCCTTCATGCGTGACCTCGGCATGGTCGACGCCCCCGCGGTCGCAGACGCGATCAAGCCGGGCGAGTTCTACGGCACGGTCTCCGCCGAGCAGGCCAGCGAGCTGGGCTCGGACGTCTTCATCACGTGGGTCGAGTCGCAGGACGACGTGGCGGAGATCGAGAAGGACCGCCTCGTGGGTGCGATCCCGGCGATCGCCGAGGGCCGCTTCTACGCCGAGGCCGACAAGGCGACGGCGATGGCGTCGACCAACCCGACGCCCCTGTCGATCCCGGTCATCATCAGCGACTTCGTGCCCCACGTCGTCGAGGCCATCGAGGGCGCCTGA
- a CDS encoding sulfite exporter TauE/SafE family protein produces MRKLIVLGFVGLLAQLIDGSLGMAYGVTSSTLLLAAGVAPAAASAAVHFSELGTSLVSGASHHKFGNVDWRTVSILAVPGFVGAFLGATLLSNMDAAVAKPVVAVILLSLGFYVVYRFLRLGGARPTFKGRPSVAFLAPMGLVAGTLDAVGGGGWGPVGTTSLLSSGRLEPRKVVGSIDTSEFVVAVGASLGFLFGLGSAGINWGYAGALLVGGVIAAPIAAWLVRHLAARVLGTAAGGLIILTNSKTLLEAVGVPGVGVAVTAAVVFVLWVSAIVWAVKQERLSRAAARDEVELQPV; encoded by the coding sequence GTGCGCAAGCTCATCGTTCTCGGCTTCGTGGGCCTGCTCGCCCAGCTGATCGACGGATCACTCGGCATGGCCTACGGCGTGACGTCCTCGACGCTCCTGCTCGCCGCCGGTGTCGCCCCCGCCGCCGCCTCGGCGGCGGTCCACTTCTCCGAGCTCGGCACGTCGCTGGTCTCCGGTGCCTCGCACCACAAGTTCGGCAACGTCGACTGGCGCACGGTCTCGATCCTCGCGGTGCCCGGCTTCGTCGGCGCCTTCCTCGGCGCGACCCTGCTGTCCAACATGGACGCGGCGGTCGCGAAGCCGGTCGTCGCGGTCATCCTGCTGAGCCTGGGCTTCTACGTCGTCTACCGCTTCCTGCGCCTGGGCGGCGCACGCCCCACCTTCAAGGGTCGGCCGTCGGTCGCCTTCCTGGCCCCGATGGGCCTCGTCGCCGGCACGCTCGACGCCGTCGGCGGCGGTGGCTGGGGTCCGGTCGGCACCACGTCGCTGCTCTCCAGCGGCCGTCTCGAGCCGCGCAAGGTCGTCGGCTCGATCGACACCTCGGAGTTCGTCGTCGCGGTCGGTGCCTCGCTCGGCTTCCTCTTCGGCCTCGGCTCGGCGGGCATCAACTGGGGCTACGCCGGCGCGCTGCTCGTCGGCGGCGTGATCGCCGCGCCGATCGCCGCCTGGCTGGTGCGCCACCTCGCCGCACGCGTGCTCGGGACCGCCGCAGGCGGGCTGATCATCCTGACCAACTCCAAGACCCTCCTCGAGGCCGTCGGCGTGCCCGGGGTCGGCGTCGCCGTGACGGCTGCGGTCGTCTTCGTCCTGTGGGTCAGCGCGATCGTGTGGGCCGTGAAGCAGGAGCGCCTCTCCCGCGCCGCCGCGCGCGACGAGGTTGAGCTGCAGCCCGTCTGA
- a CDS encoding DUF2461 domain-containing protein yields the protein MSFTGFPVAALDFYDDLEMDNTKSFWETHRAVWKESVEAPMKALVAELEPEFGPAKVFRPYRDVRFAKDKTPYKTHQGAYVAAAPSTGWYVEISARGTRVGAGFYDADGPRLAAIREAMADEKSGKALEQLLKRLEKEGFELGGERLKTSPRGWSADHPRIELLRCKQLIANKSYGFETDAIDAGLLDRVRADWKALRPLVSWLRAVDPG from the coding sequence GTGAGCTTCACCGGATTCCCCGTCGCCGCGCTCGACTTCTACGACGACCTCGAGATGGACAACACCAAGTCCTTCTGGGAGACCCACAGGGCCGTCTGGAAGGAGTCCGTCGAAGCGCCGATGAAGGCGCTCGTGGCAGAGCTCGAGCCGGAGTTCGGCCCGGCCAAGGTGTTCCGCCCCTACCGCGACGTCCGCTTCGCCAAGGACAAGACGCCCTACAAGACCCACCAGGGCGCGTACGTCGCCGCGGCCCCGTCGACCGGGTGGTACGTCGAGATCTCCGCGCGCGGCACCCGCGTCGGCGCCGGGTTCTACGACGCCGACGGCCCGCGGCTGGCGGCGATCCGCGAGGCGATGGCCGACGAGAAGTCCGGCAAGGCGCTCGAGCAACTCCTCAAACGCCTGGAGAAGGAGGGCTTCGAGCTCGGCGGCGAGCGCCTCAAGACCTCGCCGCGCGGCTGGTCCGCCGACCACCCGCGGATCGAGCTGCTGCGCTGCAAGCAGCTGATCGCCAACAAGTCCTACGGCTTCGAGACCGACGCCATCGACGCCGGCCTCCTCGACCGGGTCCGCGCGGACTGGAAGGCCCTGCGCCCGCTCGTCAGCTGGCTGCGCGCGGTCGACCCGGGCTAG
- a CDS encoding iron ABC transporter permease translates to MSTLPLARDVAAGPLGGDRRRRPALPASVAIAVAALVGAAVLSLLVGARAVPLDAVWDGSHPLHPVVQARLDRTLLGLAVGAALGLAGALMQGLTRNPLADPGILGVNAGATFAMVVALTLTGTSGLAELLPVAFVGAAVAAFVVHAIASIGRDGATPMKLAITGAALTAGLSSWTTGLLLADRKTMESFRFWQVGTIGGRGLDVLLTGLPFLLLGAVLALAGARLLNTLALGEDLARGLGRRTTRDRIVVGLAVVLLAGTATALAGPIAFVGLVVPHVVRSLVGPDHVRVLPFSMLAGAALVVVADTVGRVVLPPSEVQVGIMAAAVGVPVFIALVRRTGRAL, encoded by the coding sequence GTGAGCACCCTTCCCCTGGCGCGGGATGTCGCCGCCGGTCCTCTGGGGGGAGACCGGCGGCGGCGCCCCGCACTGCCCGCCAGCGTCGCGATCGCGGTCGCGGCGCTGGTGGGCGCCGCGGTGCTGTCGCTCCTCGTGGGGGCGCGGGCGGTGCCGCTGGACGCGGTCTGGGACGGCAGCCACCCGCTCCACCCGGTCGTGCAGGCACGCCTGGACCGCACCCTCCTGGGTCTGGCCGTCGGCGCCGCCCTCGGGCTGGCGGGCGCGCTCATGCAGGGCCTGACCCGCAACCCGCTGGCCGACCCCGGCATCCTCGGCGTCAACGCCGGCGCCACCTTCGCGATGGTCGTGGCCCTCACGCTCACCGGCACGAGCGGCCTGGCCGAGCTGCTGCCGGTGGCCTTCGTGGGTGCCGCCGTCGCCGCCTTCGTGGTGCACGCGATCGCCTCCATCGGGCGTGACGGCGCGACCCCGATGAAGCTCGCGATCACCGGCGCCGCGCTCACCGCGGGGCTGAGCAGCTGGACCACCGGCCTGCTCCTCGCGGACCGCAAGACGATGGAGTCCTTCCGCTTCTGGCAGGTCGGCACCATCGGGGGCCGCGGCCTCGACGTGTTGCTGACCGGCCTCCCGTTCCTCCTCCTCGGCGCGGTGCTCGCGCTCGCCGGCGCCCGCCTGCTCAACACCCTCGCGCTCGGCGAGGACCTCGCCCGCGGGCTGGGCCGCCGCACGACCCGTGACCGCATCGTCGTCGGCCTCGCCGTCGTCCTGCTCGCCGGCACCGCAACCGCGCTCGCGGGCCCCATCGCCTTCGTCGGCCTCGTCGTCCCGCACGTCGTGCGCAGCCTCGTCGGTCCCGACCACGTGCGCGTGCTGCCCTTCTCCATGCTGGCCGGCGCGGCCCTCGTGGTCGTCGCCGACACCGTCGGTCGCGTCGTGCTGCCTCCGTCGGAGGTGCAGGTCGGGATCATGGCCGCGGCCGTCGGCGTACCCGTCTTCATCGCCCTCGTCCGCCGCACCGGGAGGGCCCTGTGA
- the dcd gene encoding dCTP deaminase yields MLLSDRDITAEIDAGRIALDPWDLAMLQPSSVDVRLDRFFRVFENHRYPHIDPAADQSELTREVEPEGDEPFILHPGEFVLGSTYEVVSLPADIAARVEGKSSLGRLGLLTHATAGFVDPGFSGHVTLELANVATLPIKLYPGMKIGQFCFFRLSSPSEHPYGSEKYGSRYQGQRGPTPSRSFQNFHRTSV; encoded by the coding sequence GTGCTGCTCTCCGACCGCGACATCACCGCAGAGATCGACGCCGGCCGGATCGCGCTGGATCCCTGGGACCTCGCGATGCTGCAGCCCTCCAGCGTCGATGTACGCCTCGACCGGTTCTTCCGCGTCTTCGAGAACCACCGCTACCCCCACATCGACCCCGCCGCCGACCAGTCCGAGCTGACCCGCGAGGTCGAGCCGGAGGGCGACGAGCCGTTCATCCTGCACCCGGGCGAGTTCGTCCTCGGGTCGACGTACGAGGTCGTGTCGCTGCCCGCCGACATCGCCGCGCGGGTCGAGGGGAAGTCCTCGCTGGGCCGGCTCGGGCTGCTCACCCACGCGACCGCGGGGTTCGTGGACCCGGGGTTCTCCGGCCACGTGACGCTCGAGCTCGCCAACGTCGCGACGCTGCCCATCAAGCTCTACCCCGGGATGAAGATCGGGCAGTTCTGCTTCTTCCGGCTCTCCTCGCCGAGCGAGCACCCCTACGGTTCGGAGAAGTACGGCTCGCGCTACCAGGGCCAGCGCGGCCCGACCCCGAGCCGCTCCTTCCAGAACTTCCACCGCACGTCCGTCTGA
- a CDS encoding SGNH/GDSL hydrolase family protein gives MSFHRYVALGDSFTEGVGDPDPTRPNGLRGWADRVAEVLAGQTDDFGYANLAVRGRKLGPIVAEQLDAAIALEPDLVTIHGGGNDVLRPRVDIDALARTYDDAIARLSATGARVVMFTIFDPGGRGIYGPVRGRMAIFNEWVREIADRHGATVVDMWRMRDIEIAGVMDTDRMHLNHHGHTHMAHAVLEAIGVEHGLEPVTVGPLPVLGRRQQWRANAQWTREFLVPWVHRRVTGRSSGDTVSAKHPHLSRLT, from the coding sequence GTGAGCTTCCACCGCTACGTCGCCCTGGGCGACTCCTTCACCGAGGGCGTCGGCGACCCCGACCCCACGCGCCCCAACGGCCTGCGCGGCTGGGCCGACCGCGTCGCCGAGGTCCTCGCCGGGCAGACCGACGACTTCGGCTACGCCAACCTCGCCGTGCGCGGGCGCAAGCTCGGCCCGATCGTCGCCGAGCAGCTCGACGCCGCGATCGCCCTCGAGCCGGACCTGGTGACCATCCACGGCGGCGGCAACGACGTGCTGCGCCCCCGCGTCGACATCGACGCCCTCGCCCGGACGTACGACGACGCCATCGCGCGCTTGTCCGCCACCGGGGCACGCGTGGTCATGTTCACCATCTTCGACCCGGGCGGGCGCGGGATCTACGGCCCCGTGCGCGGACGGATGGCGATCTTCAACGAGTGGGTGCGCGAGATCGCCGACCGGCACGGCGCCACCGTCGTCGACATGTGGCGCATGCGCGACATCGAGATCGCCGGCGTGATGGACACCGACCGGATGCACCTCAACCACCACGGGCACACCCACATGGCCCACGCCGTCCTCGAGGCCATCGGCGTCGAGCACGGGCTCGAGCCCGTCACCGTCGGACCGCTTCCCGTCCTCGGGCGGCGCCAGCAGTGGCGCGCCAACGCGCAGTGGACCCGCGAGTTCCTCGTGCCGTGGGTGCACCGCCGGGTGACCGGCCGGTCCTCGGGCGACACCGTCTCCGCGAAGCATCCCCACCTGTCGAGGCTGACGTAG
- a CDS encoding IS110 family transposase: MSDVSVEEQVLDGAGVVVGVDTHQLVHVAAVIDARFGRLADREFPATRAGFGELVSWAATYGPVLAVGVESTGSYGAGLTRHLLTHGAGAFEVFEVNRPERATRVRHGKSDPLDAYSAAEQVLAGRASGRPKVKTGIVEAIRVIKVPRDAAVKNRTAAYSQLRDLITAASGRLHDDLIGLSGKKRVAKVLAMRPDPSRVADPDHAVRHALRALARRIAYLDGEIAEADKHLATLVQQACPSLLAMAQVGVQTAAQLAISTGENIDRMRSEASFAKLVGVAPLPASSGKTRRHRLNPGGDRQANSALYMITVGRMGRHEETRAYVERRRAEGLSTPEIIRCLKRHLARSVYRALRTDLMTT; encoded by the coding sequence ATGAGTGATGTGTCTGTTGAAGAACAAGTTCTTGATGGGGCCGGCGTGGTGGTGGGTGTTGACACCCACCAACTGGTCCATGTCGCGGCCGTGATCGACGCTCGTTTCGGCCGGCTGGCAGATCGTGAGTTCCCCGCGACCAGGGCTGGCTTTGGCGAACTGGTGTCGTGGGCCGCGACCTACGGTCCGGTCCTCGCGGTCGGAGTGGAGTCGACCGGTTCCTACGGTGCGGGGCTGACCCGCCACCTGCTCACTCACGGGGCGGGTGCGTTCGAGGTGTTCGAGGTCAACCGGCCGGAAAGGGCCACCCGGGTCAGACACGGCAAGTCCGACCCGCTCGACGCCTACTCGGCAGCCGAGCAGGTCCTGGCCGGGCGCGCGAGCGGTCGGCCGAAGGTCAAGACCGGGATCGTGGAGGCGATCCGCGTGATCAAGGTCCCCCGCGATGCGGCGGTCAAGAACCGCACCGCCGCGTACAGCCAGCTGCGTGACCTGATCACCGCTGCATCCGGGCGCCTTCACGACGACCTGATCGGGCTGAGCGGGAAGAAGCGGGTAGCCAAAGTCCTGGCCATGCGCCCCGACCCGAGCCGGGTCGCTGATCCCGACCACGCGGTGCGCCATGCACTACGAGCGCTGGCGCGACGCATCGCCTACCTCGACGGCGAGATCGCTGAGGCCGACAAGCACCTGGCGACCCTCGTGCAACAGGCCTGCCCGTCCTTGCTTGCCATGGCCCAGGTCGGAGTCCAGACCGCCGCCCAGTTGGCGATCAGCACTGGCGAGAACATCGACCGGATGCGGTCCGAAGCCAGCTTCGCCAAGCTCGTCGGGGTTGCTCCGCTTCCCGCCTCTTCCGGCAAGACCCGCCGCCACCGACTCAATCCCGGGGGCGACCGCCAAGCCAACTCCGCGCTCTACATGATCACCGTCGGACGGATGGGCCGCCACGAGGAAACCCGCGCCTACGTCGAGCGACGGCGCGCCGAAGGACTATCCACCCCCGAGATCATCCGCTGCCTCAAACGCCACCTCGCCCGCAGCGTCTACAGAGCCCTCCGAACAGACCTCATGACCACTTGA